The proteins below come from a single Prolixibacter sp. NT017 genomic window:
- the queA gene encoding tRNA preQ1(34) S-adenosylmethionine ribosyltransferase-isomerase QueA, producing MKLSKFKYNLPENLIALHPAQNRDESRMMVLHRETGEIEHKTFKDIIDYFDDEDVMVFNNTKVFPARLYGNKEKTGAQIEVFLLRELNREQRLWDVLVDPARKIRIGNKLYFGDDDLLVAEVIDNTTSRGRTLRFLYDGPYEEFKKTLYSLGETPLPKFIDRPVEESDAERYQTIFAKHEGAVAAPTAGLHFSRELLKRLEIKGVDFAEITLHVGLGNFRSVDVEDLTKHKMDSEQIWINDKAAKQVNGAKKSKHRVCAVGTTVMRTLESSVSTMGTLKPFEGWTNKFIFPPYEFSVADSMVSNFHLPLSTLLMMVAAFGGYDKVMNAYQVAIKEKYRFGTYGDAMLII from the coding sequence ATGAAGTTATCAAAGTTTAAGTACAATCTTCCTGAAAATCTCATTGCTTTGCATCCGGCACAAAACCGCGATGAATCTCGGATGATGGTTTTGCATCGTGAAACCGGAGAGATCGAGCATAAAACCTTCAAAGATATTATCGATTATTTCGATGATGAGGATGTGATGGTATTCAACAATACCAAGGTTTTCCCGGCAAGGTTGTATGGTAATAAAGAGAAGACAGGCGCACAAATCGAGGTATTCCTGCTTCGCGAGTTGAATCGCGAGCAGCGGTTATGGGATGTGCTGGTTGATCCGGCGCGTAAAATCCGTATTGGAAACAAATTGTATTTTGGCGATGACGACCTGTTGGTTGCCGAAGTAATCGACAATACCACTTCCCGCGGACGTACGCTCCGCTTCCTGTACGACGGTCCGTACGAAGAATTCAAAAAGACTCTTTACAGCTTGGGTGAAACTCCGTTACCTAAATTCATCGATCGGCCGGTTGAAGAGTCCGATGCCGAACGTTATCAGACCATTTTTGCCAAGCACGAAGGGGCTGTTGCGGCACCGACTGCCGGTCTGCACTTCAGTCGTGAATTGCTGAAGCGTTTGGAGATTAAAGGCGTCGATTTCGCCGAGATTACATTGCACGTGGGACTGGGTAACTTCCGTAGCGTCGATGTGGAAGATTTGACCAAGCATAAAATGGATTCCGAGCAAATCTGGATCAACGACAAAGCGGCCAAGCAGGTGAATGGTGCCAAGAAATCGAAACACCGGGTTTGTGCAGTAGGTACTACCGTGATGCGGACACTCGAAAGTTCGGTTTCAACGATGGGTACCTTGAAACCGTTCGAAGGATGGACCAACAAGTTTATCTTCCCGCCTTACGAATTCAGCGTGGCCGATTCAATGGTTTCCAATTTTCATCTGCCGCTTTCTACCTTGTTGATGATGGTAGCTGCTTTTGGTGGTTACGATAAGGTGATGAATGCCTATCAGGTGGCCATTAAAGAGAAATATCGCTTCGGAACTTACGGAGATGCCATGTTGATCATTTGA
- a CDS encoding YfhO family protein, with protein sequence MKKISRKAGLPYVVAILLFFVLSLIYFSPAIEGQKLAQHDNFTYKGMSKEIRDYNRSHDDVALWTNSMFGGMPSYLVALPITKTIFSPLHKVVTLFNLNPFYFLFLYFVGFYIALLLFGVDPWLSIIGAIAFGFSSYDIIIIAAGHNSKAIAISYMAPIIGGLYYAFRKNKWKGGLIMALFLGLQLFANHLQITYYTLLLVLVLGATELIMAIRRKQLVPFAKTAGVLTLLALLAVGANMTRLWTTYEYGKFSIRGKSELTHDQHNKTSGLDKDYATAWSYGKAETFTLMIPNFNGGSSTGGFDTNSKTYQTLRQNNVPNSRQIIKQLPGYWGPQPFTSGPVYVGAIICFLFVLGLILVKGPLKWWLVVATVLSITLAWGKNFMPLTDFFLNHVPGYNKFRTVSMILVIADFTIPLLGFLALKKLLSGEVSKKEWLYAFKWAFGITAGFSLLFALVPGLAGSFSGPQDAQLPGWLLESLQEDRQALLRSDAFRSLIFIVLFAAVLWGTFEKKVTKRNGLVLMGILILIDFWGVDRRYLNKDNFVTPRQAKQHFTETTADKEILRDKDPDFRVLNMTVSTFNDATTSYYFKSIGGYHGAKMRRYQELIEYHLQHEMQTLGSRLKAMKSNADMDSLFVGLNAINMMNTKYVIVNPNGGPLRNPMALGHAWLVKSYRMVDNADQEIAALNMINPADQAVIDKRFAPEVKKVQIQYDPDAQLKLTSYSPNEVDYHYKGKSKQMAVFSEIYYPKGWNVYIDGKKAPYFRTDYVLRGMVLPAGDYDIKFKFQPVSYRLGNTISMASSAILLLLLLGLGVKEFMRRKQGNADL encoded by the coding sequence ATGAAGAAAATCTCCCGTAAAGCAGGATTACCCTACGTGGTCGCAATTCTGTTATTTTTTGTTCTTTCTCTGATTTATTTCTCGCCCGCAATCGAGGGGCAGAAGCTTGCCCAGCATGACAATTTCACCTACAAGGGAATGTCAAAAGAAATCAGGGATTACAACCGTTCGCACGATGATGTGGCTCTATGGACGAACAGTATGTTTGGAGGAATGCCTTCCTATTTGGTTGCTCTGCCCATCACGAAAACTATTTTCTCGCCATTGCATAAAGTAGTGACGCTTTTTAACTTGAATCCGTTCTATTTTCTCTTCCTTTATTTCGTTGGATTCTACATTGCACTGCTTTTGTTTGGAGTCGACCCATGGCTCAGTATCATTGGGGCGATAGCCTTTGGATTTTCCTCATACGACATTATCATCATTGCGGCGGGGCATAATAGTAAGGCCATTGCTATTTCATACATGGCGCCTATCATTGGTGGACTTTATTACGCTTTTCGAAAAAATAAATGGAAAGGAGGCTTAATAATGGCCCTTTTCCTGGGATTACAGCTATTCGCTAACCACCTTCAGATTACCTATTACACGCTCTTGTTGGTTTTGGTGTTGGGGGCGACGGAGTTGATTATGGCTATTCGGAGGAAGCAGTTAGTTCCGTTTGCCAAAACTGCCGGGGTTCTTACACTTCTGGCATTGTTGGCTGTTGGTGCCAATATGACCCGTTTGTGGACAACCTATGAGTACGGAAAATTCTCCATACGGGGTAAATCGGAGCTGACGCACGATCAGCACAACAAAACCTCTGGCTTGGATAAGGATTATGCCACCGCCTGGAGTTACGGAAAAGCTGAAACCTTTACCCTGATGATTCCAAATTTCAACGGAGGTTCGTCGACCGGAGGTTTCGATACCAATTCCAAAACTTATCAAACACTGCGTCAGAACAACGTTCCCAACAGTCGGCAAATTATAAAACAGCTTCCCGGTTACTGGGGACCGCAACCGTTTACTTCGGGGCCGGTCTATGTCGGAGCTATTATCTGTTTTCTCTTCGTTCTCGGTTTAATTTTAGTAAAAGGACCGCTGAAGTGGTGGCTGGTTGTGGCAACAGTCTTGTCAATCACGTTGGCTTGGGGAAAGAACTTCATGCCATTGACGGATTTCTTCCTGAATCATGTTCCCGGTTACAATAAGTTCCGAACTGTGTCGATGATTTTAGTGATTGCCGATTTCACGATTCCGTTACTAGGATTTTTGGCGTTGAAGAAGTTGTTGAGCGGAGAAGTGAGCAAAAAAGAATGGCTTTATGCCTTCAAATGGGCTTTCGGTATCACTGCTGGCTTTTCGTTGCTGTTTGCTTTAGTTCCCGGTTTGGCCGGAAGCTTTTCAGGACCGCAGGACGCACAATTGCCGGGTTGGCTACTGGAATCGCTTCAGGAAGACAGGCAGGCCTTGCTGCGCAGCGATGCTTTCCGCTCGCTTATATTCATTGTTCTGTTTGCTGCGGTGCTGTGGGGAACCTTCGAGAAGAAAGTAACCAAGCGAAATGGTCTGGTCCTGATGGGCATTTTGATACTGATCGATTTCTGGGGCGTTGACCGCCGTTATCTGAACAAGGATAATTTTGTGACTCCTCGTCAGGCCAAACAGCATTTCACCGAGACGACAGCTGATAAAGAAATTCTGAGAGACAAAGATCCCGATTTCAGGGTACTGAATATGACAGTGAGCACCTTCAATGATGCCACTACCTCGTATTATTTCAAATCCATTGGAGGATATCACGGGGCGAAGATGCGCCGTTACCAGGAGTTGATTGAATATCATCTGCAACACGAGATGCAGACGCTGGGTAGTCGCCTGAAAGCGATGAAAAGCAACGCCGACATGGATTCATTGTTTGTTGGATTGAATGCCATCAACATGATGAACACCAAATATGTGATTGTGAATCCCAATGGTGGTCCGTTGAGGAATCCAATGGCGCTGGGGCATGCCTGGCTGGTGAAAAGCTATCGCATGGTGGACAATGCCGATCAGGAAATTGCGGCATTGAACATGATTAATCCGGCCGATCAGGCTGTCATCGATAAGCGGTTTGCACCGGAAGTGAAGAAAGTTCAGATACAATACGATCCGGATGCGCAGTTGAAATTGACTTCCTATTCACCCAACGAGGTAGATTATCACTACAAAGGGAAAAGCAAACAGATGGCTGTTTTTTCCGAAATCTATTATCCGAAAGGATGGAATGTGTATATTGATGGCAAGAAGGCGCCCTATTTCCGGACGGACTATGTGTTGAGAGGAATGGTATTGCCGGCCGGCGATTATGATATAAAATTCAAATTCCAGCCGGTTTCCTACCGCCTGGGGAACACAATTTCGATGGCCAGTTCAGCGATTCTCCTTCTTTTGTTGTTAGGTTTGGGAGTGAAAGAATTCATGCGAAGAAAGCAGGGAAACGCAGATTTGTAA
- a CDS encoding cytidylyltransferase domain-containing protein, with protein MKTAVVIQARKGSQRLPNKVVKPFFQERGILEILIGEVKKLELPVIVATTTHEIDDEVELLCQKEKVSCFRGSEENVLERFVKASRTGDYDVVYRVCADNPFLSVPFMRELGNAWHEGVDYVSYRDGFGHPAMKTHFGFFAEMVRISALEKVLSVTKDPLYLEHVTNFVYEHPDTFSLHWLHMPDFLRHRNDIRMTVDTEEDFRTMQELYQLKIEQNWESMDELVVWLDNHPEFLAGMKKNIKANTK; from the coding sequence ATGAAAACAGCCGTCGTTATACAAGCCCGGAAAGGCTCGCAAAGATTACCGAATAAAGTCGTCAAACCCTTTTTTCAGGAAAGAGGAATCCTTGAGATTCTTATTGGTGAAGTGAAGAAGTTGGAATTGCCGGTGATTGTGGCTACCACAACACACGAGATCGATGATGAAGTGGAACTGCTTTGTCAAAAAGAAAAGGTTTCCTGTTTTCGCGGTAGCGAAGAAAATGTGCTCGAGCGATTTGTGAAAGCTTCCCGGACCGGAGATTATGACGTCGTTTACCGTGTTTGTGCCGATAATCCGTTTCTTTCGGTCCCTTTTATGAGAGAGCTGGGAAATGCCTGGCACGAGGGCGTCGACTATGTTAGCTACCGGGATGGATTTGGCCATCCGGCGATGAAGACGCACTTTGGATTTTTTGCAGAAATGGTTCGCATCTCGGCATTGGAGAAAGTCCTTTCTGTGACCAAAGATCCATTGTATCTGGAGCATGTCACTAACTTTGTGTACGAACATCCGGACACGTTTTCGCTACATTGGTTACACATGCCTGATTTCCTGCGTCATCGCAATGATATCCGTATGACGGTTGATACAGAGGAGGATTTCAGAACGATGCAGGAACTATATCAACTGAAAATAGAACAAAACTGGGAATCGATGGACGAATTGGTTGTCTGGCTGGATAATCATCCTGAGTTTCTTGCTGGAATGAAAAAAAATATAAAAGCCAATACAAAATGA
- a CDS encoding oligosaccharide flippase family protein, with amino-acid sequence MGIIIKQTIRGSIWSYAGVLLGFFNLAILSPKIFSAEEIGLTQVLIAISTILAQFSGLGFQDVTNRLFPFFRNNKQHHNGYLFLAMAVSATGFILVSIFLYFFTPYLVTQNLNKSPLLSKYAFYVWPLVFFFLYFAVFDNYNKVLYNIVLGTFLKDFLLRVLNLGIILLYYFDVIDFARYVLLFVIIQSMPPLVLSLYLIRHKKFNLRPQLHFITPELKKQILLLCVFGIISGLSSFALINIDKYMVNAYIDLKAAGIYSVTFYFGTLIMIPSRVMNKAVVPIISESWKANNMAKIDDVLVKSSINQFLFGLLLFAGIWGNLHNIFRILPENYENGQWVIFFISMANLITVSTGSSIMVLNTSHYYRFQAYFMFLLITLVVISNILLIPALGITGAALASMISTLIYSAVRLIFLKIKFGLWPWKLQHLSGIAIAVISYGAGMLIPSISNLVADILIRSLVILVVYIALVYFLKLSTDFNHIINKQLGKSRE; translated from the coding sequence GTGGGAATAATCATCAAACAAACCATTCGTGGTTCAATCTGGTCCTATGCTGGCGTTTTGCTGGGTTTTTTTAACCTGGCCATCTTATCTCCCAAGATTTTTTCGGCGGAAGAAATTGGATTAACACAGGTGCTGATTGCTATATCCACCATTCTGGCGCAGTTCTCCGGACTGGGTTTTCAGGATGTCACCAACCGGTTGTTCCCCTTTTTCCGAAATAATAAACAACATCACAATGGCTATCTCTTTCTCGCCATGGCTGTTTCGGCTACCGGATTTATTCTGGTTTCGATTTTCTTGTACTTCTTCACCCCTTACCTGGTCACGCAAAACCTGAATAAATCGCCTTTGCTTTCGAAATATGCATTTTATGTTTGGCCGCTGGTTTTCTTTTTCCTGTATTTTGCGGTATTCGACAACTACAACAAAGTACTTTACAATATCGTTCTGGGTACCTTCCTCAAGGATTTCCTGCTAAGAGTACTCAACCTTGGCATCATTTTGTTGTACTATTTCGATGTTATTGATTTTGCCAGATATGTGTTGCTGTTTGTGATTATTCAATCTATGCCGCCACTGGTTCTTAGTTTATACCTAATCCGCCACAAGAAATTCAATCTTCGTCCACAGCTTCATTTTATCACGCCGGAACTGAAAAAACAAATTCTGTTGCTCTGCGTTTTCGGAATCATTTCGGGCCTCAGCAGCTTTGCCCTGATCAACATCGACAAGTACATGGTGAACGCCTACATCGATTTGAAAGCTGCCGGAATCTATTCGGTTACCTTCTATTTTGGAACGTTAATTATGATTCCTTCGCGGGTGATGAACAAGGCGGTGGTACCAATCATCTCCGAGTCATGGAAAGCCAACAACATGGCAAAAATCGACGACGTGCTGGTAAAAAGCAGTATCAACCAGTTTCTTTTCGGATTATTACTATTTGCAGGAATTTGGGGAAACCTGCATAATATTTTTCGCATCCTGCCGGAGAATTATGAGAACGGCCAGTGGGTCATCTTTTTTATCAGCATGGCGAATCTGATCACGGTTTCGACAGGTAGCAGCATCATGGTTCTCAACACATCGCACTATTACAGGTTCCAGGCTTATTTTATGTTTCTGCTCATAACGCTCGTCGTGATTTCCAATATCCTGCTAATCCCTGCGCTGGGAATAACGGGTGCAGCATTAGCATCGATGATATCGACACTCATCTATTCAGCGGTTCGTCTGATTTTCCTAAAAATAAAATTTGGACTATGGCCGTGGAAACTACAGCATCTGTCGGGCATTGCTATTGCCGTTATCAGCTACGGTGCCGGAATGCTAATACCTTCGATCTCTAATCTCGTCGCCGATATTCTTATTCGCAGCCTGGTTATTCTGGTTGTTTATATTGCGCTGGTTTATTTTCTGAAATTGAGTACCGATTTCAACCACATCATCAATAAACAGTTGGGTAAAAGCAGGGAATAA
- a CDS encoding N-acetylneuraminate synthase family protein produces the protein MTYIIGEIGQNHNGSVDIAKLMIDTVVRPVVDERFQATLKPIDAIKLTKRDLAEELSESQMNRPYDSPHSFGKTYGEHRAHLELSDEQHYEIYQYARQSGLEFVETICAIGAMSLLKLFSPDRLKVASRDLTNLPLLAAMAETKLPIVLSTGMTGKKELDEALETITRYHSNISILHCVSEYPTAYENVNLRTIHYLQKHYSEYTIGYSDHTIGIAAPIAAVAMGAKVIEKHITLDRKMKGTDQEGSLAPEGIHRMVRDIRNMEKAMGVEDIVVPESVIGAKNKLERSLATRRAMKAGEVVEEKDIHLLSPGDGYRWSERDEVIGKKLTKDISGNEIIYPDYVL, from the coding sequence ATGACATACATAATAGGGGAAATCGGACAAAACCATAACGGCTCGGTCGACATTGCCAAGCTAATGATCGACACAGTTGTACGGCCGGTAGTTGATGAACGTTTTCAGGCAACACTAAAACCCATTGATGCCATCAAGTTGACTAAACGTGATTTGGCAGAAGAACTTTCGGAATCGCAGATGAACCGGCCTTATGATTCTCCGCATTCTTTTGGAAAGACCTACGGAGAGCACCGGGCTCACCTGGAACTTTCGGATGAGCAGCATTACGAAATCTATCAATACGCCAGGCAATCGGGACTTGAATTTGTAGAAACCATTTGTGCGATTGGTGCGATGAGTCTGCTCAAGCTGTTTTCTCCGGATCGGTTAAAAGTGGCTTCGCGCGATTTGACGAATCTGCCTTTGTTGGCAGCGATGGCGGAAACAAAGCTGCCGATTGTTTTGTCGACCGGGATGACGGGGAAGAAGGAGCTTGATGAAGCTCTGGAGACGATTACCCGGTACCACAGCAATATTTCCATTCTGCACTGTGTTTCGGAATATCCGACAGCGTATGAGAATGTGAACCTGCGCACCATTCATTATCTTCAAAAACACTATTCTGAATACACCATTGGTTACTCCGACCATACCATTGGAATAGCAGCACCGATTGCTGCCGTCGCCATGGGGGCCAAGGTAATCGAGAAACACATTACCCTCGATCGGAAAATGAAAGGAACTGATCAGGAAGGTTCATTGGCTCCGGAAGGCATACATCGTATGGTTCGAGATATCCGTAACATGGAGAAAGCTATGGGAGTAGAGGATATTGTCGTGCCTGAATCGGTGATTGGAGCCAAGAATAAACTTGAACGTTCGCTGGCGACACGCCGGGCAATGAAAGCCGGTGAAGTAGTTGAGGAAAAAGATATTCATCTGCTTTCACCCGGTGATGGTTATCGCTGGAGCGAAAGAGACGAAGTGATTGGGAAAAAGCTGACCAAGGATATTTCCGGTAATGAAATAATATACCCTGATTATGTGCTCTAG
- a CDS encoding ABC transporter permease, giving the protein MSKRKPRRLKRRLFSSYFTTTLSISMVLFLFGLMGLLLLNAKRLSDYVKENIGVTLILNDNARDVDVIRLQKKLDATDYIKSTRFVDKATAAKELKKELGEDFVDFLGYNPLLSSIDVKVYASYANPDSLALLEKKFLEYPEVKEVHYQRNLVRQLNRNVNKISVILAVLSLLMLVIFIALINNAIRLSIYSRRFLINTMQLIGATRGFIRRPFMSKGVLHGIYGAIIASIMLLGLVFSYQKELKAVINFQNMETMGILLGLVFVLGILISGISTFFAVNKFLRLKFDELFY; this is encoded by the coding sequence ATGTCAAAGAGAAAGCCCAGAAGACTGAAACGACGATTATTTAGTTCGTATTTCACTACAACGTTGAGTATTTCCATGGTCCTGTTTCTGTTTGGATTGATGGGGCTACTTTTGTTAAACGCGAAGCGGCTGTCCGACTACGTGAAGGAAAATATCGGGGTAACCCTGATTTTGAATGACAACGCCCGGGACGTAGACGTAATTCGGTTACAGAAAAAGCTGGATGCGACCGATTACATTAAATCGACACGCTTTGTGGATAAAGCCACTGCAGCAAAGGAGTTGAAAAAGGAGCTGGGCGAGGACTTTGTCGATTTTCTGGGTTACAACCCGCTGCTTTCTTCTATCGATGTAAAGGTGTACGCCAGTTATGCCAATCCCGATAGTCTGGCACTGCTCGAAAAGAAATTTCTTGAATATCCCGAAGTGAAAGAGGTGCATTACCAGCGAAATTTGGTGCGGCAGCTCAATCGGAACGTGAATAAAATAAGTGTCATACTGGCTGTGCTCAGTCTGTTGATGTTGGTGATTTTTATTGCGCTCATCAACAATGCCATCCGGTTGTCCATTTATTCCCGACGCTTTCTCATCAATACCATGCAACTTATTGGGGCCACGCGCGGATTTATCCGAAGGCCCTTTATGTCGAAAGGGGTATTGCACGGCATTTACGGAGCTATCATTGCCTCCATCATGCTTTTAGGTTTGGTTTTTTCTTACCAGAAAGAATTAAAAGCGGTGATTAATTTTCAGAATATGGAAACCATGGGCATCCTGTTGGGACTGGTGTTTGTGCTGGGTATCCTGATTTCGGGGATATCGACCTTCTTCGCCGTTAACAAATTTTTGCGGTTGAAATTTGATGAACTTTTTTATTGA
- a CDS encoding HAD family hydrolase — translation MCSSRRLPKLVLTDIDGVWTDGGMYYTENGDELKKFNTSDSAGVIFCRMLDIPVGIVTGEDTQLVERRADKLKIEYLFKGVGNKRRVVEELLDKLNLEWDDVAYIGDDINDIDVLKDAGFSATPSDAPEYVKKYTSIELSKKGGEGVFREFVEKILGKEGVNQAIERFRELMASR, via the coding sequence ATGTGCTCTAGCCGACGACTGCCCAAACTGGTTCTGACCGATATTGACGGCGTGTGGACGGATGGAGGAATGTATTACACCGAGAATGGCGATGAGTTGAAGAAATTCAATACCAGCGACAGTGCCGGTGTTATTTTTTGTCGGATGCTGGATATCCCGGTAGGTATCGTAACCGGGGAAGACACACAATTAGTAGAGCGTCGGGCCGATAAGCTGAAAATCGAATATTTATTCAAGGGGGTTGGAAATAAGCGTCGGGTCGTCGAGGAATTGTTGGACAAGTTAAATCTCGAGTGGGATGATGTGGCCTATATTGGTGATGACATCAATGATATCGATGTATTAAAAGATGCCGGATTCAGTGCTACGCCTTCCGATGCTCCGGAATACGTGAAAAAGTATACTTCCATTGAGCTGAGTAAAAAAGGCGGCGAAGGGGTTTTTCGTGAATTCGTGGAAAAGATTTTGGGTAAAGAAGGAGTTAATCAAGCCATTGAAAGGTTCCGGGAACTAATGGCATCCCGGTAA
- a CDS encoding Gfo/Idh/MocA family protein encodes MKNFALIGAAGYIAPRHMKAIKDTGNHLLAAYDPYDGVGIMDSYFPSARFFVEFERFDRYLEKLKYEEKVPLDYVSIASPNYLHDAHIRVALRRGADAICEKPLVLNPWNIDALERLSEETGKKINTILQLRLHQTIIDLKKRVEEAPKDKIFDIDLTYITSRGYWYYTSWKGDVTKSGGIATNIGVHFFDMLAWIFGDIQQNTVHIHTHDRAAGFLQLERARVRWFLSINEETLPEAIKAKGQRTYRSITIEGEELEFSAGFTDLHTRSYEEILKGNGYTISDARRAIETVHQIREQQPVGLKGDYHPFATKELTKHPFHK; translated from the coding sequence ATGAAGAATTTTGCATTGATAGGAGCAGCAGGTTATATCGCTCCGCGACACATGAAAGCTATTAAGGATACCGGTAACCATTTGCTGGCTGCCTACGATCCGTATGATGGTGTGGGAATAATGGACAGTTATTTTCCGTCGGCCCGGTTTTTTGTGGAGTTTGAGCGTTTCGACCGGTATCTGGAAAAGCTGAAATACGAGGAGAAAGTCCCACTCGATTATGTCAGCATTGCTTCTCCAAATTACCTTCATGATGCGCATATTCGTGTCGCTCTGCGCCGTGGCGCAGATGCCATTTGCGAAAAGCCTCTGGTGTTGAATCCCTGGAACATTGATGCGTTGGAGCGTTTGTCGGAAGAAACCGGAAAGAAAATTAACACCATCCTGCAGCTGCGTTTGCACCAGACCATCATCGATTTAAAGAAGCGGGTGGAAGAGGCGCCGAAGGACAAAATATTTGACATCGACCTGACGTACATCACTTCGCGTGGTTACTGGTACTACACTTCCTGGAAAGGAGATGTGACGAAATCGGGCGGCATTGCGACCAACATTGGTGTGCACTTTTTTGACATGCTGGCCTGGATTTTTGGCGATATTCAGCAAAATACGGTTCATATTCATACGCACGACCGCGCAGCCGGATTTTTGCAGCTCGAACGGGCTCGTGTAAGATGGTTCCTCAGCATTAATGAAGAAACATTGCCCGAAGCCATTAAAGCGAAGGGACAACGTACCTACCGTTCTATTACCATAGAAGGCGAGGAGCTGGAATTCAGCGCCGGCTTTACCGATTTGCACACGCGTAGCTACGAGGAAATCCTGAAAGGGAACGGATACACCATCTCAGATGCACGGCGAGCCATCGAAACTGTTCACCAAATCCGTGAACAGCAGCCGGTAGGCCTAAAAGGAGACTACCATCCGTTTGCCACCAAAGAATTGACAAAGCATCCGTTTCATAAATAA
- a CDS encoding DUF3098 domain-containing protein: MAKNSEKLKDQGFALGRQNYRLLVVGFLIIVIGFILMVGGKSDSPDVFNPDQIFSFRRITLAPMVVLFGFLFEIYAIMKKTKSEEEA; this comes from the coding sequence ATGGCCAAAAATTCGGAAAAATTAAAGGATCAGGGATTCGCTTTGGGGCGACAAAACTACCGTTTACTCGTTGTTGGTTTTCTGATCATCGTGATAGGATTTATCCTGATGGTAGGTGGGAAAAGCGACAGTCCTGATGTTTTCAATCCCGACCAAATATTCAGCTTTCGCCGGATAACACTCGCTCCAATGGTGGTGCTCTTTGGATTTCTTTTTGAGATCTACGCCATCATGAAGAAGACGAAATCCGAAGAAGAGGCTTAA
- the truB gene encoding tRNA pseudouridine(55) synthase TruB — MAEEAKVFDFKGGEILVFDKPLEWTSFDLVQKVRNNLCRKMRIKKLKVGHAGTLDPMATGIMVLCTGKATKKIEELQAGEKEYIATLKLGATTPSFDLETKEDATYDTGHITEELFRETVQKFIGTIEQVPPEYSAVKVEGQRAYDLARKGKSVELKPKILVVKEIEVLQFAESEAKLRIVCGKGTYIRALARDIGQALNSGAYLIGLQRTRVGDFTLENAQQIEEFLESLKDIAIAEETK, encoded by the coding sequence ATGGCTGAAGAGGCGAAAGTATTTGATTTTAAGGGAGGAGAAATTCTTGTTTTCGATAAACCACTTGAATGGACCTCATTCGATTTGGTGCAGAAAGTAAGGAATAACCTTTGCCGGAAAATGCGTATAAAGAAGTTGAAAGTGGGACATGCCGGAACGCTTGATCCCATGGCAACTGGCATTATGGTATTGTGTACCGGAAAGGCTACCAAAAAAATTGAAGAGCTTCAGGCGGGGGAGAAGGAATATATCGCAACGCTGAAACTGGGAGCAACCACTCCTTCGTTCGATTTGGAAACGAAGGAAGATGCCACCTACGATACCGGGCACATTACGGAAGAATTATTCCGGGAAACCGTACAGAAATTTATTGGGACCATTGAGCAGGTTCCACCTGAATATTCAGCAGTAAAAGTTGAGGGTCAGCGGGCTTACGATCTGGCGAGAAAAGGAAAATCGGTTGAACTGAAACCGAAAATTCTTGTTGTAAAAGAGATCGAGGTACTGCAATTTGCTGAGTCAGAAGCCAAACTTCGCATTGTATGCGGAAAAGGTACTTACATCAGGGCGTTGGCGAGGGATATTGGTCAGGCATTGAACAGCGGAGCTTACCTGATCGGCTTACAACGAACCCGCGTGGGTGATTTCACGCTGGAAAACGCGCAACAAATTGAAGAATTTCTCGAATCGCTGAAAGATATAGCGATTGCTGAGGAGACGAAATAG